The Mus caroli chromosome 1, CAROLI_EIJ_v1.1, whole genome shotgun sequence genome has a window encoding:
- the Plekhb2 gene encoding pleckstrin homology domain-containing family B member 2 isoform X1: MAFVKSGWLLRQSTILKRWKKNWFDLWSDGHLIYYDDQTRQSIEDKVHMPVDCINIRTGHECRDIQPPDGKPRDCLLQIVCRDGKTISLCAESTDDCLAWKFTLQDSRTNTAYVGSAILSEETAVAASPPPYAAYATPTPEVYGYGPYSGAYPAGTQVVYAANGQAYAVPYQYPYAGVYGQQPASQVIIRERYRDNDSDLALGMLAGAATGMALGSLFWVF, from the exons atggcgttCGTGAAGAGTGGATGGTTACTTCGACAGA GCACCATTCTGAAACGCTGGAAGAAGAATTGGTTCGACCTGTGGTCAGACGGTCACCTGATCTACTACGATGATCAGACTCGGCAGAGCATAGAGGATAAGGTCCACATGCCCGTGGACTGCATCAATATCCGCACGGGGCATGAGTGCCGGG ACATCCAGCCTCCAGATGGGAAGCCCAGAGACTGTCTGCTGCAGATCGTTTGCCGAGACGGGAAGACCATCAGTCTCTGTGCAGAGAGCACAGACGATTGCCT ggCATGGAAGTTTACACTGCAGGATTCCAGAACAAACACA GCTTACGTTGGTTCAGCGATCCTGTCTGAAGAGACTGCAGTGGCCGCATCCCCGCCTCCCTACGCAGCCTATGCTACGCCAACCCCTGAG GTCTATGGCTATGGTCCATACAGCGGCGCATACCCCGCAGGAACTCAAGTTGTCTATGCCGCCAACGGGCAGGCATATGCAGTGCCATACCAGTACCCATATGCAG GAGTTTATGGACAACAGCCTGCCAGCCAAGTCATCATCCGCGAGCGGTACCGAGACAATGACAGTGACCTGGCTCTGGGCATGCTCGCCGGGGCAGCCACAGGCATGGCCCTGGGCTCTCTGTTCTGGGTCTTCTAG
- the Plekhb2 gene encoding pleckstrin homology domain-containing family B member 2 isoform X2 encodes MPVDCINIRTGHECRDIQPPDGKPRDCLLQIVCRDGKTISLCAESTDDCLAWKFTLQDSRTNTAYVGSAILSEETAVAASPPPYAAYATPTPEVYGYGPYSGAYPAGTQVVYAANGQAYAVPYQYPYAGVYGQQPASQVIIRERYRDNDSDLALGMLAGAATGMALGSLFWVF; translated from the exons ATGCCCGTGGACTGCATCAATATCCGCACGGGGCATGAGTGCCGGG ACATCCAGCCTCCAGATGGGAAGCCCAGAGACTGTCTGCTGCAGATCGTTTGCCGAGACGGGAAGACCATCAGTCTCTGTGCAGAGAGCACAGACGATTGCCT ggCATGGAAGTTTACACTGCAGGATTCCAGAACAAACACA GCTTACGTTGGTTCAGCGATCCTGTCTGAAGAGACTGCAGTGGCCGCATCCCCGCCTCCCTACGCAGCCTATGCTACGCCAACCCCTGAG GTCTATGGCTATGGTCCATACAGCGGCGCATACCCCGCAGGAACTCAAGTTGTCTATGCCGCCAACGGGCAGGCATATGCAGTGCCATACCAGTACCCATATGCAG GAGTTTATGGACAACAGCCTGCCAGCCAAGTCATCATCCGCGAGCGGTACCGAGACAATGACAGTGACCTGGCTCTGGGCATGCTCGCCGGGGCAGCCACAGGCATGGCCCTGGGCTCTCTGTTCTGGGTCTTCTAG